The proteins below are encoded in one region of Xenopus laevis strain J_2021 chromosome 8L, Xenopus_laevis_v10.1, whole genome shotgun sequence:
- the LOC108699087 gene encoding olfactory receptor 5B21, which translates to MENSNETSFSGFFLLSLADTPYLKALSMLTVLIMYLVTLSVNALLVVVVRIKLRLHTPMYFFLSNLSIIDIGISSSVVPKLIIITITQDIRISRLDCALQMFFHSALVVTESIFLAIMAYDRYMAICKPLYYNSLMNKRFCISLAAVCWAVGCINSSIHVPYTLQLPFCRSHHINHFLCEVPIFFRLSCQDTWFHELSMYITAFTLGFIAFILILFSYIYIISTILNIHSTEGRHKAFSTCASHLTVVSLYYGPLMFMYFRPHSRNSPNTENTVSIIYTVVTPMLNPIIYSIRNKDIKVTIQGTLNNQSRSPLIPVPLPVH; encoded by the coding sequence ATGGAAAATTCAAACGAAACTTCTTTTAGTGGATTTTTTCTTCTCAGTCTTGCTGATACCCCATACCTAAAGGCATTAAGTATGCTTACCGTCCTGATCATGTATTTAGTCACATTGTCCGTAAACGCTCTACTTGTTGTTGTGGTGAGAATCAAACTGAGGCTTCACACCCCAATGTATTTCTTCTTAAGCAACTTGTCCATCATTGACATTGGCATAAGTTCTTCAGTAGTACCTAAACTTATCATAATTACAATAACTCAGGATATAAGGATTTCCCGTCTTGATTGTGCTTTACAGATGTTCTTTCATTCAGCCCTGGTAGTGACAGAGAGtatttttctggctattatggcCTATGATAGATACATGGCTATCTGTAAGCCTCTATACTACAATTCACTTATGAACAAGCGATTTTGCATTTCCTTGGCTGCTGTCTGCTGGGCTGTGGGCTGTATTAATTCTAGCATTCACGTGCCCTACACCTTACAACTGCCATTTTGCAGGTCCCATCATATTAACCATTTTCTTTGTGAGGTACCTATTTTTTTTCGCCTATCTTGCCAAGATACATGGTTCCATGAGTTATCAATGTACATCACAGCTTTTACACTTGGCTTTATTGCTTTCATTCTAATTCTTTTTTCATACATCTATATAATATCCACTATCTTAAATATCCATTCCACTGAAGGAAGACACAAAGCTTTCTCTACATGTGCATCACATCTCACAGTGGTCTCTCTCTACTACGGGCCTCTGATGTTCATGTATTTTCGTCCTCACTCCAGAAACTCTCCTAACACAGAGAACACTGTGTCTATTATTTACACGGTTGTGACTCCAATGCTGAATCCCATCATCTATAGCATAAGAAATAAAGATATCAAAGTTACCATA